In one Leptospiraceae bacterium genomic region, the following are encoded:
- a CDS encoding SDR family oxidoreductase, producing the protein MNKEEVKRQKAYITGASKGIGAEFTRKLAPEYDLVIISRQEDALNLLAKELVTKYPDTIIETIGLDLTDPKALFNLEEKIRQEKNLGLLINNAGFGSMNPFALSDIENESLQIDLNVRALTRLSHAAIHNFLARKVSGKLINVSSVMAYMPAPGMATYAATKAYVKSFTEALFEELHKTGLYIQLLCPGATKTDFQKRAGMDLSTMPDFFVMNAEEVVKESLEAMKKKEFLCIPGLMNRSTATVLNMLPSELTRKITGFFEGHK; encoded by the coding sequence ATGAATAAGGAAGAAGTAAAGAGACAGAAAGCCTACATCACCGGTGCATCGAAAGGCATAGGAGCTGAATTTACCCGTAAACTGGCTCCCGAGTATGATCTGGTAATTATTTCCAGGCAGGAAGATGCCTTAAATCTTCTGGCAAAAGAGCTGGTTACAAAATATCCGGATACAATTATTGAAACCATAGGACTGGACTTAACCGATCCCAAGGCTCTTTTTAACCTTGAAGAAAAAATCAGACAGGAAAAAAATTTGGGACTCCTCATTAATAATGCGGGATTTGGAAGCATGAATCCTTTTGCTTTGTCTGATATTGAAAATGAATCCTTACAAATTGACTTAAACGTGCGTGCACTTACCCGTCTCAGTCATGCTGCCATCCATAACTTTCTGGCAAGAAAAGTTTCAGGAAAACTCATCAATGTGTCTTCTGTAATGGCCTATATGCCTGCTCCCGGAATGGCAACTTATGCTGCTACAAAAGCCTATGTGAAAAGTTTTACAGAAGCGTTATTTGAGGAGTTGCATAAAACCGGTCTTTATATCCAGCTTCTTTGTCCCGGAGCTACGAAGACAGATTTTCAGAAAAGAGCAGGTATGGATTTATCTACTATGCCTGATTTTTTTGTTATGAATGCAGAAGAAGTAGTGAAAGAATCTCTGGAGGCAATGAAGAAAAAGGAATTTCTCTGTATTCCGGGTCTCATGAACCGTTCAACGGCCACTGTTTTGAATATGTTACCCAGCGAACTCACAAGGAAAATTACAGGTTTCTTTGAAGGTCATAAATAA
- a CDS encoding zinc-binding dehydrogenase → MKVFELTSYDAQKEHFRLREKPLPRLKEKDVLIRMSASPINPSDLMYVRGLYGIKKKLPSAPGFEGSGTIVKCGEGVSHLKEGMRVSCAAPHSGDGTWAEYMATGEENCFPLIDSFSLEEAATLFVNPLTAMAMVDMAIQENRGGIVQTAAAGALGKMIIRLAHKKGLPIINIVRKEEQRKSLEDIGAEYILNSSEPNFRRELKRLSKKLNANMAFDAVAGDMCGILIEDLPFASKILIYGALSEALVPLNAGLMIFQKKTIQGFWLSTWIYEKGIEEVLRISKEVQENLADELKTDVHKKFSLDDAYEALEYYKQNMSKGKVLIVP, encoded by the coding sequence ATGAAAGTTTTTGAACTTACTTCCTATGATGCTCAAAAAGAGCATTTCCGCCTGAGAGAAAAACCACTTCCACGCTTAAAGGAAAAAGACGTTTTGATACGCATGAGCGCTTCTCCAATTAATCCTTCTGACTTAATGTATGTTCGAGGACTTTATGGAATTAAAAAAAAGCTTCCATCGGCACCGGGTTTCGAAGGTAGTGGCACAATAGTAAAATGTGGAGAAGGAGTCTCTCATTTAAAAGAAGGAATGCGAGTTTCCTGTGCCGCTCCTCACAGCGGAGATGGAACCTGGGCTGAATATATGGCTACAGGCGAAGAAAATTGTTTTCCTCTTATTGATTCTTTTTCTCTTGAAGAGGCTGCAACCCTATTTGTGAATCCTCTAACCGCTATGGCTATGGTAGATATGGCGATACAGGAGAATCGCGGAGGTATTGTCCAAACCGCAGCTGCCGGAGCTCTAGGAAAAATGATTATCAGGTTAGCCCATAAGAAAGGCTTACCCATAATCAATATTGTCCGAAAAGAAGAACAGAGAAAATCTCTTGAGGATATAGGAGCTGAATATATCTTGAATTCTTCTGAGCCAAATTTTAGAAGGGAACTTAAAAGACTTTCTAAAAAACTTAATGCAAATATGGCTTTTGATGCAGTAGCGGGGGATATGTGCGGAATCCTGATAGAAGATTTACCCTTTGCCAGTAAAATATTGATTTATGGTGCACTGTCCGAAGCTCTGGTTCCGCTTAACGCAGGGCTTATGATTTTTCAAAAGAAAACAATTCAGGGATTTTGGTTAAGCACCTGGATTTATGAAAAAGGAATTGAAGAAGTATTGCGCATTTCTAAAGAAGTGCAGGAAAATTTAGCAGACGAACTTAAAACAGATGTTCATAAAAAATTTAGTCTCGATGATGCTTATGAAGCTCTCGAATACTACAAACAAAATATGAGTAAGGGTAAAGTCCTAATTGTACCTTGA
- a CDS encoding PilZ domain-containing protein, with protein sequence MKTLPKNLPFSLCPINHNPDGLKYQTIFLGYWEKNILLSTSEIIPVQKDDPVRVELFNKKDSFSFKTSVMEVKDDYQIILSRPEEIQKNRLREGRRVQHYCDLIYTVWKENPQYNARLIDISETGVRFLSRRPHKQGEILSISLYIRDAKVRIIGQGLVAWCKLYDERGYFEVALRYTTVSNSIRARLSLFINSLPDGKDSI encoded by the coding sequence ATGAAAACGCTTCCAAAAAATCTTCCCTTTTCTCTCTGTCCGATAAACCATAATCCGGATGGTCTGAAGTATCAGACTATTTTCTTAGGATACTGGGAAAAAAATATTTTACTCAGTACATCTGAAATTATTCCCGTTCAGAAAGATGATCCGGTTCGAGTTGAGTTATTTAACAAAAAGGATTCTTTTTCTTTCAAAACCAGCGTGATGGAAGTAAAAGATGATTACCAAATTATTCTTTCAAGGCCAGAAGAAATACAAAAAAATCGCCTGAGAGAAGGGAGGAGAGTGCAGCATTATTGTGATCTTATATACACGGTTTGGAAAGAAAACCCTCAATATAACGCAAGACTTATAGATATAAGCGAGACAGGAGTTCGTTTTCTCAGTAGAAGGCCGCATAAGCAGGGAGAAATTTTAAGTATTTCCCTTTATATAAGAGATGCAAAAGTTCGTATAATCGGTCAGGGTTTAGTTGCCTGGTGTAAACTATATGATGAAAGAGGTTATTTTGAAGTAGCTCTGCGTTATACGACGGTCTCTAACAGTATACGGGCAAGACTTTCATTATTTATAAATTCCCTACCGGATGGAAAAGATAGTATATAA
- a CDS encoding ABC transporter ATP-binding protein — protein sequence MIRVENLSKYYNTFPAVKDLSFEIKEGEIVGLLGLNGSGKTSSLRILSGFLLPSSGKVLINGIDSFKEPLQTKKLIGYLPETPPLYEDLSLKDYLTFVARIKGIPDKQIDSAIDKVLIQTDTKDVQHKRLAHFSLGYKKRAGIAQALLASPRVLILDEPISGLDPGQIFEMRKLIKSFSGKHTVLISSHILSELYKTCDRFLFIKEGCLVYDLDHESLDLELEKLSRLIISLGKGDREICESFLKGLETTFTFEFLSESFRGFNFLIQAKEEENFKFELIHKLSQSNLSLEALYRQELSLEDIFNRVHS from the coding sequence ATGATCCGGGTTGAAAATCTAAGCAAATACTACAATACCTTTCCGGCTGTTAAAGACCTGAGCTTTGAAATTAAAGAAGGAGAAATTGTCGGTCTTCTGGGTTTAAATGGTTCCGGAAAAACCAGCAGCTTAAGAATTTTAAGTGGCTTCTTGTTACCTTCTTCCGGTAAAGTGTTAATCAATGGAATTGATAGTTTTAAAGAACCTTTACAAACCAAAAAACTCATTGGATATCTCCCGGAAACTCCCCCTCTCTACGAAGACCTTAGCCTGAAAGACTACCTTACTTTTGTTGCAAGGATAAAAGGAATTCCTGATAAACAAATCGATTCTGCTATTGATAAAGTCCTTATACAGACCGATACAAAGGATGTACAACATAAACGTCTTGCACATTTTTCTCTGGGCTATAAAAAAAGAGCAGGAATAGCCCAGGCACTCTTAGCTTCTCCGAGGGTCTTAATCTTGGACGAACCCATTTCGGGCCTTGACCCCGGACAAATCTTTGAAATGAGAAAGTTGATAAAAAGTTTTTCCGGGAAGCATACGGTTTTAATATCAAGCCATATTTTATCTGAACTTTATAAAACCTGTGACCGTTTTCTTTTTATTAAGGAGGGGTGCCTGGTTTATGATCTGGATCATGAGTCCTTAGATCTTGAATTAGAAAAGCTCTCCCGGCTTATCATTAGTCTTGGAAAGGGGGATAGAGAAATCTGTGAGTCTTTTCTAAAAGGTCTTGAAACGACTTTTACATTTGAATTTCTATCTGAAAGTTTCAGGGGATTTAATTTCTTAATTCAAGCGAAAGAAGAAGAAAATTTTAAATTTGAGTTAATTCATAAATTGTCTCAAAGCAACTTAAGCCTCGAAGCTTTATACAGGCAGGAGCTGAGCCTTGAAGATATTTTTAACAGGGTGCATTCATGA
- a CDS encoding ABC transporter permease subunit, with protein MKNIKWIYYKELKLFFGTYMAPLVLGGTAFLNSLFIMVLNFNERSNHEEATIFTFLAFMLTIIIAMLILSMGSIVEEKSKGTLELLFSSPVSDLEIISAKFLFGLSICFIITVFINALFPLFLIHFWQAPFYIIISGSVGIFLLGIFTYSIGIFGSSIASRQVISLLTSILIILFLWVLGFFSHLFSETTRKVLYHFHIFSHFIAFARGTIPFSGIVFFLSGSFFFNFLALKYLESRRWRG; from the coding sequence ATGAAAAATATAAAATGGATATATTATAAAGAATTAAAACTTTTCTTCGGAACTTATATGGCTCCTCTGGTGCTTGGCGGAACAGCTTTCTTAAATTCTCTTTTCATTATGGTTTTAAATTTTAATGAACGTTCCAACCATGAAGAAGCTACTATTTTTACATTCCTTGCCTTTATGCTAACGATTATTATTGCAATGTTAATCCTGTCTATGGGAAGTATTGTAGAAGAAAAAAGTAAAGGAACTCTTGAACTTTTATTTTCATCTCCCGTAAGTGATCTGGAAATTATTTCTGCTAAATTTTTATTCGGACTTAGCATTTGTTTTATCATTACAGTTTTTATTAATGCTTTGTTTCCTTTGTTTTTAATACATTTCTGGCAAGCACCTTTTTATATAATCATTTCAGGTTCGGTGGGAATTTTTCTTCTGGGTATTTTTACGTATTCAATTGGAATTTTTGGAAGTAGTATTGCTTCCAGGCAGGTAATTTCTTTATTAACTTCTATCTTGATTATTCTTTTTCTCTGGGTTTTAGGCTTTTTTTCTCATTTATTTTCAGAGACAACGAGAAAAGTATTATATCATTTCCATATTTTTTCTCACTTTATTGCTTTTGCAAGAGGAACCATTCCTTTTAGCGGTATTGTTTTCTTCTTATCCGGTAGTTTTTTCTTTAACTTCCTGGCTTTAAAATATCTCGAATCAAGGAGGTGGAGAGGATGA